In one window of Synechococcus sp. M16CYN DNA:
- the mutS gene encoding DNA mismatch repair protein MutS codes for MPQSADIQPEFSLQGSLFAEAEPVRSVNPQSNADVLCDTKLKADAAIRPRRQIATQPSVKAPNRSDPVEDNLAWTHHSQINPEQLTPMLRHYVELKLAHPERVLLYRLGDFFECFFEDAITLSRELELTLTAKQGGKAIGRVPMAGIPHNAVERYCSDLIHLGYSIVLCDQLEVTPAKGALLKRAITRVLTPGTVLEQSMLSARRNNWIVAVVVEATGGQQPFQWGIAQADVSTGDVQVMQREGSDDLHQHLVQLEASELLWSGKDPSPSWCPDRVQLTPIGTTPFNWPEVKATLLQYYQLASLDGLGMAELPLAFQALGGLLRYVHETQPLNDNVSVPLEVPKILHSGEALVLDAQTRRNLELTATQRDGVLQGSLLWAIDRTLTAMGGRCLRRWIETPLMDLAAIERRQTLVSTFVKQRPLRQTLRRLLKPMEDLERLAGRAGAGHADARDLVAIANGLKRLPQLAAHLGAVNDGPCWLKALLEPQSHLQELAVAVGDTLVEFPPPSLSAGGLIHNGVDPLLDGLRNQLDDQDSWLAQQEEQERQLSGINTLRLQHHRTFGYYFATSRTKAYVVPEHWIRRQTLANEERFVTPALREREGRILQLRARTYQREYELFVQLRDQVGTMSTSIREAARAVASLDALASLADVAATSNFCPPLLTNSRELVLTSARHPVVEQLLVETPFIPNDVALGAGTDLVVLTGPNASGKSCYLRQIGLIQLLAQMGSWVPAKQARIGLADRIFTRVGAVDDLAAGQSTFMVEMTETANILHHATSRSLVLLDEIGRGTATFDGLSIAWAVSEHLAESLGSRSIFATHYHELNALAEDHSNVANFQVLVKETGNDLLFLHQVRPGAASRSYGIEAARLAGVPPVVVKRARQILNKFAV; via the coding sequence GTGCCGCAATCCGCTGACATCCAGCCGGAATTTTCCCTGCAGGGCAGCCTGTTCGCAGAGGCTGAACCAGTGCGATCAGTAAATCCTCAATCAAACGCTGACGTCCTCTGCGATACCAAGTTGAAAGCCGATGCTGCAATTCGTCCTCGCCGCCAAATCGCTACCCAACCTAGCGTCAAAGCTCCTAACAGGAGCGATCCAGTTGAGGACAACCTAGCGTGGACCCACCACAGCCAAATCAATCCGGAGCAGCTCACACCGATGCTGCGTCATTATGTAGAGCTGAAGCTAGCGCACCCGGAGCGGGTGTTGCTGTACCGGCTTGGGGATTTCTTTGAATGCTTCTTTGAAGACGCGATCACCCTCTCCCGAGAACTTGAACTTACGCTTACAGCCAAGCAAGGCGGTAAGGCAATTGGGAGGGTACCGATGGCTGGCATTCCGCATAACGCCGTAGAGCGATATTGCAGCGATCTGATTCACCTGGGGTATTCCATAGTCCTCTGCGATCAATTGGAGGTTACACCAGCTAAAGGAGCTCTCCTAAAGCGGGCTATCACCCGCGTCTTGACCCCTGGCACGGTACTGGAACAAAGTATGCTTAGTGCTCGGCGCAACAACTGGATTGTAGCCGTTGTGGTGGAAGCAACCGGTGGGCAACAACCCTTCCAATGGGGGATTGCCCAGGCCGATGTGAGTACCGGCGACGTGCAGGTGATGCAACGGGAGGGTAGTGATGACCTACATCAACACCTGGTGCAATTGGAGGCCTCCGAATTGCTCTGGAGTGGAAAAGATCCATCACCGTCTTGGTGTCCAGATCGGGTTCAACTGACTCCCATCGGCACCACTCCATTCAACTGGCCTGAAGTAAAAGCCACTCTTCTGCAGTATTACCAGCTAGCCAGCCTTGATGGGCTAGGAATGGCAGAACTGCCGCTCGCGTTTCAGGCCTTAGGGGGCCTTCTCCGCTACGTGCACGAAACCCAACCCCTCAATGACAACGTCAGCGTTCCCTTGGAAGTACCAAAAATTTTGCACAGTGGTGAAGCCCTGGTATTGGATGCTCAAACTCGACGCAATCTGGAGCTCACTGCTACCCAGCGGGATGGGGTCTTGCAGGGATCATTGCTGTGGGCTATCGACCGCACACTTACTGCCATGGGGGGTCGCTGTCTACGTCGCTGGATAGAAACACCGCTGATGGATCTCGCAGCAATCGAACGGCGTCAAACCTTAGTGAGTACCTTTGTGAAGCAACGCCCTCTTCGCCAGACCCTGCGTCGGTTACTTAAGCCCATGGAGGATCTTGAGCGGTTAGCGGGGCGGGCTGGAGCTGGTCATGCTGACGCACGCGATCTCGTTGCGATCGCGAACGGGCTTAAGCGGCTTCCGCAACTAGCGGCTCACCTTGGTGCTGTTAATGATGGGCCCTGCTGGCTCAAAGCACTGCTAGAACCGCAATCGCACTTGCAGGAACTCGCCGTTGCCGTCGGCGATACCTTGGTGGAATTTCCGCCACCTTCCCTCAGCGCGGGCGGTTTGATCCATAACGGCGTCGATCCTCTGCTGGATGGTCTTCGTAACCAACTGGACGATCAGGATAGCTGGCTTGCTCAGCAAGAAGAACAAGAGCGCCAACTCAGTGGGATAAACACTTTGCGGCTTCAACATCACCGCACCTTCGGCTACTATTTCGCGACGAGCAGAACCAAGGCATATGTGGTTCCCGAGCACTGGATCCGTCGCCAAACTCTGGCCAACGAAGAGCGATTTGTAACCCCTGCACTAAGAGAGCGCGAGGGACGGATTTTACAACTGCGCGCTCGCACCTACCAGCGAGAATACGAACTTTTTGTGCAGTTGCGAGACCAAGTGGGCACCATGTCCACATCAATCCGTGAAGCGGCCCGAGCCGTTGCCAGTCTCGACGCTCTTGCGAGTCTAGCAGATGTGGCCGCTACCAGTAACTTTTGTCCCCCGCTGCTTACTAACAGCCGAGAACTGGTGCTTACTTCGGCTCGGCACCCCGTAGTGGAACAGCTGTTGGTGGAAACTCCTTTTATTCCCAACGATGTGGCTCTCGGCGCCGGCACCGATTTGGTGGTACTCACCGGACCCAATGCCAGTGGCAAAAGCTGTTATCTGCGGCAGATAGGCCTAATCCAATTGCTTGCTCAGATGGGCAGCTGGGTTCCGGCCAAACAGGCGCGTATTGGGTTAGCCGATCGCATCTTCACCCGCGTTGGCGCCGTGGATGATTTAGCTGCTGGCCAATCCACGTTCATGGTAGAAATGACTGAAACTGCCAACATCCTTCATCACGCTACGTCGCGATCCTTGGTGTTATTGGATGAGATCGGACGAGGTACGGCCACCTTTGATGGTCTATCGATCGCCTGGGCTGTTAGTGAGCATCTCGCTGAAAGCTTAGGGAGCCGCAGCATATTCGCCACTCACTACCATGAGCTGAACGCCTTGGCCGAGGACCATAGCAACGTAGCCAATTTCCAAGTACTAGTGAAAGAGACGGGCAATGATTTGCTTTTCTTGCACCAAGTAAGGCCAGGGGCAGCTAGCCGCAGCTACGGGATCGAAGCAGCGCGATTGGCTGGGGTACCACCAGTAGTAGTTAAACGGGCACGCCAAATACTCAACAAATTTGCGGTCTAG
- the ribH gene encoding 6,7-dimethyl-8-ribityllumazine synthase codes for MATFEGCFTDVSSLQIALVVARFNDLVTTKLLSGCLDCLTRHGVDTTSSSSQLDVAWVPGSFELPLVAQSLAASGRYQVVVALGAVIRGDTPHFDVVVAEASKGIAAVARETGIPVIFGVLTTDTMQQALERAGIKNNLGWNYGLEALEMGSLMRALGRA; via the coding sequence ATGGCAACCTTCGAAGGATGTTTTACAGACGTAAGCAGTCTCCAAATCGCGCTGGTAGTCGCCAGATTCAATGATTTGGTTACCACCAAGCTGCTGAGTGGCTGTCTGGACTGTTTGACCCGTCATGGTGTGGATACCACATCCAGCAGCTCCCAGCTAGATGTGGCCTGGGTGCCCGGATCATTCGAACTACCTTTAGTGGCACAGAGTTTAGCGGCCAGTGGTCGTTATCAAGTGGTGGTAGCCTTGGGAGCAGTAATTCGTGGCGACACGCCTCACTTCGACGTGGTGGTAGCCGAAGCGAGCAAGGGAATCGCTGCTGTAGCGCGTGAAACGGGCATACCGGTGATTTTTGGAGTATTGACGACAGACACAATGCAGCAGGCGCTGGAGCGAGCTGGGATTAAAAATAATCTGGGATGGAACTATGGCCTTGAGGCTCTCGAGATGGGTAGCCTGATGAGGGCTTTGGGTCGAGCGTGA
- a CDS encoding glycosyltransferase: protein MNILFIHNNFPGQFLKLAPYLASQISGRTIFLTRSENSQKIRLDGVEVVHFTTHRNQSTNVHNYLKPVEQCVLQGQAVVKALDQLLRQGFRPNIIISHAGVGSGIYIKSFLSSVRLISYVEWFFKPETSRYIFADFQLNDNLAMQTMMWPLMHEMLCADDLVCPTQWQRSQFPSPWYERIQVIFDGVDTELFQPRHWRGVLSLTSGSSGHTVILQSSDRVLTYATRGMEPLRGFPQFMRAAAVAQQANSDVQVVIAGNDRVVYSHHSAHPSGSWKQQMLKELSDQLDLKRLHFVGLLPYRDLAKLMQRSNLYCYFTRPYVVSWSLFEAAACGTRLLINQFEGIDEVLALPSLLPPVNLDDQEEINQAVLRGITLERPHFVQDSLLLPEMDFHHTKHAWLKLLAC, encoded by the coding sequence ATGAATATTTTATTTATACATAATAATTTTCCGGGACAATTTTTAAAACTTGCACCTTATTTAGCATCTCAGATAAGTGGACGAACGATATTTCTTACTCGGTCTGAGAATTCTCAAAAGATTAGGCTTGATGGTGTAGAAGTCGTGCACTTTACAACCCATCGTAATCAATCAACAAATGTACATAATTACCTTAAGCCAGTAGAGCAATGTGTCTTGCAAGGCCAAGCTGTTGTTAAAGCTCTAGATCAACTACTTAGACAAGGATTCCGGCCAAATATCATAATTTCTCATGCTGGCGTGGGCTCTGGAATCTACATTAAGTCTTTTCTTTCGAGTGTGCGTCTAATCTCTTATGTAGAGTGGTTTTTTAAGCCAGAGACATCTCGCTATATATTTGCTGATTTCCAACTTAATGATAATTTAGCGATGCAAACGATGATGTGGCCGTTGATGCATGAAATGCTTTGTGCAGATGATTTAGTTTGTCCAACCCAGTGGCAACGTTCACAGTTTCCTTCGCCTTGGTATGAGCGTATTCAGGTGATTTTTGATGGTGTAGATACCGAATTGTTTCAGCCACGACACTGGCGAGGAGTGTTGTCTTTGACGAGTGGTTCTTCCGGTCACACAGTGATTTTACAATCGTCAGATCGAGTATTGACTTATGCTACTCGCGGGATGGAACCTTTACGGGGGTTCCCTCAGTTTATGCGCGCAGCAGCTGTAGCGCAGCAGGCCAACTCTGATGTACAAGTAGTAATTGCGGGGAATGATCGTGTTGTCTATAGCCATCATTCAGCCCATCCATCCGGCAGTTGGAAGCAGCAAATGCTAAAGGAGTTATCAGATCAGCTTGACCTCAAGCGTTTGCATTTTGTTGGGCTACTCCCATATCGAGATCTGGCGAAATTGATGCAACGCTCTAACCTCTACTGTTACTTCACCAGGCCTTATGTGGTGAGTTGGAGCCTGTTTGAAGCGGCAGCATGTGGTACACGTTTGCTAATAAATCAGTTTGAAGGGATTGACGAAGTGCTAGCCCTACCATCTTTATTGCCACCAGTGAATTTGGATGATCAGGAAGAGATCAATCAGGCTGTATTAAGGGGCATTACACTGGAACGACCTCATTTTGTACAGGATTCCCTATTATTACCTGAAATGGATTTTCATCATACTAAACATGCATGGTTGAAGCTCCTAGCTTGTTAA
- a CDS encoding sulfotransferase encodes MRLPTFVSIGTQKGGTTYLYGLLKQHSQVQMAHPKELHYFSLHYARGLDWYASHFAASEVERHYGEVTPYYLFHPLAAERMAKELPDVKLIVLLRDPVERALSHYFHSRKLNLEPLGLEAAFAAEETRLADSYAVLNQGERHLSHQQHSYLSRSRYEQQLPRFQASFTPEQLLVLRSEDLFEQPHQVWDQILIFLRLTLCQLPNSVTYSGGSKVVGLPLAFKHQLYIDLQPTYSIMQEQFNLSWKYSSL; translated from the coding sequence GTGAGGCTACCAACCTTCGTCAGTATTGGTACCCAAAAGGGGGGTACTACCTATCTGTATGGGCTGCTAAAGCAACACTCGCAAGTACAGATGGCTCATCCCAAAGAACTTCACTATTTTTCCTTGCACTATGCTCGAGGGCTTGACTGGTACGCTAGCCATTTCGCTGCTTCGGAAGTAGAGCGGCACTACGGCGAGGTAACACCCTATTATCTATTTCATCCCTTGGCAGCGGAACGGATGGCCAAGGAACTGCCAGATGTAAAGCTCATCGTTCTATTGCGGGATCCAGTGGAGCGAGCACTGTCGCATTACTTCCATAGCCGCAAGCTAAACCTAGAGCCACTGGGGTTAGAAGCGGCTTTTGCGGCAGAAGAAACACGATTAGCTGATAGCTACGCGGTTCTCAATCAGGGTGAGCGGCATCTTAGTCATCAGCAGCATAGTTATCTCAGCCGTAGTCGATATGAACAACAGCTGCCCCGCTTTCAGGCATCATTCACACCAGAGCAGCTGCTGGTATTGCGCAGTGAGGATTTATTTGAACAGCCGCACCAGGTTTGGGATCAGATACTAATCTTTCTTAGATTGACTTTATGTCAGCTGCCGAATAGTGTCACTTATAGTGGTGGAAGCAAAGTAGTAGGCTTACCTTTAGCTTTTAAGCATCAATTATATATTGATTTGCAACCGACTTATAGTATAATGCAAGAACAATTTAATCTCAGCTGGAAATATTCTAGCTTATGA
- a CDS encoding sulfotransferase, producing the protein MSKAISIRKPVSVNAPDIKATRRIYVVGFNRCGTRSLATAFERAGIGCVHWDRNQLMLATLSDLRRHGRINLPAHYPRSNAFLDFIHVPEHGETGDHVLSEGTLLHRQLIDSDPDAYFILNTRPVEAWLQSRCRHLNGSFLETYRHHLSRLHGYELKVDDVLLEWRRMWHQAHAEILQCFQQQSQLRSLVYDITHTPYNILKQFLAPDYNLVGEQLPRSGQG; encoded by the coding sequence ATGTCCAAGGCGATTTCAATACGCAAGCCGGTAAGCGTGAACGCTCCCGACATCAAAGCCACCCGGCGAATCTATGTGGTGGGTTTCAACCGCTGCGGCACCCGCAGTCTCGCCACTGCTTTCGAGCGGGCCGGTATCGGTTGCGTTCATTGGGATCGCAACCAGCTCATGCTCGCTACCCTCAGCGATTTGCGTCGCCACGGCCGAATCAACCTACCGGCTCACTACCCCCGCAGCAACGCCTTTCTCGATTTCATCCATGTGCCAGAACATGGCGAAACCGGTGACCACGTCCTTAGCGAGGGTACCTTGCTCCACCGTCAGCTGATTGATAGCGATCCAGACGCTTACTTCATTCTCAATACCCGTCCGGTAGAGGCCTGGCTGCAATCACGCTGCCGTCACCTTAATGGCAGCTTCTTGGAGACATACCGTCACCATCTCAGCCGCTTACATGGCTATGAGCTCAAAGTTGATGACGTGCTACTGGAATGGCGCCGGATGTGGCACCAGGCACACGCCGAAATTTTGCAATGCTTCCAACAGCAATCCCAGCTGCGCAGCCTCGTGTATGACATTACACACACCCCTTACAACATCCTGAAACAATTTTTAGCCCCGGACTACAACCTGGTAGGAGAACAACTGCCCCGCAGTGGCCAGGGCTGA
- the psbZ gene encoding photosystem II reaction center protein PsbZ: MQFINTLTVLALVVVSFALIVAVPVLFASTEDSGRSNRLILLGSSVWVALVLLNWGVSFFVA; encoded by the coding sequence ATGCAGTTCATCAATACCCTCACCGTTTTGGCGTTAGTAGTGGTGTCGTTCGCTCTCATTGTGGCCGTGCCGGTTTTGTTTGCTTCCACGGAGGATAGCGGCCGCTCAAATCGTTTGATTCTGCTAGGAAGCAGCGTTTGGGTAGCACTTGTTTTGCTAAACTGGGGCGTAAGCTTTTTTGTCGCTTAA
- a CDS encoding calcium-binding protein, protein MARSKTSYQSWPKRTLSFYHPPAAFRVQNQVTFLTIPGHASTDYTTMLGTGLDDLASITGNALEIEGLDGDDTIIAVGACDKIKFAGGDGNDSISFSDHLTNADINLGRGADIAKFQGLVGSVAGADGTDWILVSHVAESAKLTGGPSNDTITVNGSATTKSTINGGSGDDSIAVTATLNASTIYGGKQNDVITVTGDITSSIIRGDSNSDTITINAGTLANTFVMGGSENDVIDIISAIATDTTIFGGKGDDLIRLTGPAALSVSADAGNDKIAVTGSGENTIAGGGGSDTIIGGIGAESITGGAGADSILSGDGNDTISAQAGADFIAVQGGNNLIYGGVDADTLSITAGMLGSLDTLNTLKGDAGTDVLLITDIDDSNGTITDLSFKNVTAIETLSITDTDGANDMSITLGSNAQAAGFTTIELNNLYSNGNSVTVNASAYTNGITIHGSDDANAGDILIGGSGADVLYTGADGDGDDLTGGDGADTFVIEGNTGAVSVRDLTTGDAFQLVGTSSTAATATTNGFVATSATSNLGMNSSSATIHAVAGGASGRVDLALASGIQGFTISHIAGTATTLGGSAWDDVIIGLNGVNDTLIGNAGADVLIGGTGADVLIGGSGNDTFTYNILNTSTPATTDAITDWKSADDDVISFDTHDDGATTNDAAVTSNVSNQFLNGMATGTLAARIAGASSFDIATVIFSLAPSFLDNNVAGFIYNDSSYIVHAKIRHTIANIVEITGKTVTAIAEENSADIFTLTV, encoded by the coding sequence TTGGCCCGGTCGAAAACTAGTTACCAGTCTTGGCCGAAGCGTACCTTGAGCTTCTACCATCCACCGGCCGCTTTTCGTGTGCAAAACCAGGTGACTTTCCTTACCATACCCGGCCATGCCAGCACTGACTATACGACCATGCTCGGCACAGGGCTTGATGACCTCGCCTCCATCACTGGAAATGCCCTTGAGATTGAAGGACTAGACGGCGATGATACCATTATAGCGGTGGGTGCTTGTGATAAGATTAAATTCGCTGGAGGTGACGGGAACGATAGCATCAGTTTCTCTGATCACCTGACTAACGCAGATATTAACCTAGGCAGAGGAGCAGATATCGCGAAATTCCAGGGCTTAGTGGGCAGCGTTGCAGGTGCAGACGGCACCGACTGGATCTTGGTCAGTCATGTAGCCGAATCGGCAAAACTAACAGGCGGCCCCAGCAACGACACGATTACCGTTAACGGTAGTGCAACGACAAAATCAACCATTAACGGTGGCTCTGGAGACGACAGTATCGCCGTTACCGCAACTCTTAACGCTTCTACAATCTATGGTGGCAAACAGAACGATGTTATCACCGTGACTGGTGACATCACGTCCAGTATAATTCGCGGGGATAGTAATAGTGATACCATCACTATTAACGCGGGTACACTGGCTAATACCTTCGTAATGGGTGGTTCGGAAAACGACGTTATTGACATTATCTCTGCGATTGCCACGGACACCACAATATTCGGCGGCAAGGGTGATGATTTGATCCGTTTAACCGGCCCAGCCGCCCTGAGCGTGTCAGCTGACGCGGGTAACGATAAGATCGCGGTAACAGGTTCGGGCGAAAACACGATCGCGGGTGGTGGAGGCTCTGATACCATTATCGGAGGTATCGGTGCGGAAAGCATCACGGGCGGCGCTGGCGCTGACTCAATTCTCTCCGGTGACGGCAACGACACTATTTCGGCTCAAGCAGGAGCCGACTTTATTGCCGTTCAAGGTGGGAATAACCTTATTTACGGTGGTGTAGATGCAGATACTTTGAGCATTACGGCCGGAATGTTAGGATCTCTTGACACCTTGAATACCTTAAAAGGCGACGCAGGTACAGACGTACTTCTGATCACAGATATAGATGATAGCAATGGCACTATCACTGACCTAAGCTTCAAAAATGTAACTGCAATAGAGACACTTAGTATCACTGATACTGATGGCGCAAATGATATGTCAATAACTCTTGGTTCAAATGCTCAAGCAGCGGGTTTTACCACTATTGAACTAAATAATCTTTACTCAAACGGCAATAGCGTCACTGTTAATGCTTCAGCATACACAAACGGAATAACTATTCACGGTAGTGACGATGCTAATGCTGGCGACATCCTCATTGGTGGTAGTGGAGCGGACGTTCTCTACACAGGCGCTGATGGAGACGGTGATGATCTGACTGGCGGAGATGGTGCAGATACCTTTGTTATTGAAGGAAATACCGGCGCAGTGTCGGTGAGAGACCTGACAACTGGCGATGCTTTCCAACTTGTCGGAACCTCTAGTACAGCTGCAACTGCAACAACTAATGGCTTTGTCGCAACCTCTGCCACCAGCAACCTTGGTATGAATAGTAGCTCTGCCACTATCCATGCTGTTGCTGGTGGAGCTAGTGGTAGAGTTGACTTGGCCCTAGCCTCAGGAATCCAAGGTTTCACCATTAGCCATATTGCAGGTACAGCCACAACTCTGGGTGGCTCTGCTTGGGACGACGTCATTATAGGGCTCAATGGAGTCAACGACACCCTGATTGGTAACGCCGGTGCTGACGTGTTGATCGGTGGTACTGGTGCTGACGTGTTGATTGGTGGTAGCGGTAATGATACGTTTACTTACAACATACTCAACACTTCGACCCCAGCTACAACTGATGCGATTACTGATTGGAAAAGTGCTGACGACGATGTCATTAGTTTTGACACGCATGATGACGGGGCTACTACAAACGACGCAGCTGTGACTAGTAATGTAAGCAATCAATTCTTAAATGGGATGGCAACTGGTACTCTCGCGGCTAGAATTGCTGGAGCATCGTCTTTTGACATTGCCACTGTCATATTTAGTCTTGCTCCCTCATTCTTAGATAATAATGTGGCTGGCTTTATATATAACGACAGTTCCTATATCGTTCATGCAAAGATTAGACACACAATTGCTAATATTGTAGAGATTACTGGTAAGACAGTTACAGCAATTGCCGAGGAAAATTCCGCTGATATTTTTACCCTCACAGTCTGA
- a CDS encoding sulfotransferase family 2 domain-containing protein yields the protein MARADTMPFDRPRKLVFLHIPKTAGTSIEQALNLYGPWDQENLTTGFGLIKSRDLLARNLSSNFLQHLRLVELEQLFPEALEGAQLFTVVRDPWQRLLSSFRNQDPDLARYYRYRTHRELSSLNLAGYIDLARWLPHPHMRSQFDFLSRMGSKYSHSRVKVFHQERLEELERWLSEYYGESIRLPHNNPTRQPLPELPNAELQALEQQVRWLYAVDNRAFGYMNG from the coding sequence GTGGCCAGGGCTGACACAATGCCCTTCGATCGTCCGCGCAAGCTAGTTTTTCTGCACATTCCCAAAACTGCGGGCACCTCGATTGAACAAGCTCTTAATCTCTACGGCCCATGGGACCAGGAGAATCTAACTACGGGCTTTGGTTTGATTAAGAGTCGCGATCTACTGGCCCGCAACTTATCTAGCAATTTCCTTCAGCACCTGCGCCTCGTAGAATTGGAGCAGCTGTTTCCCGAAGCCTTAGAGGGAGCTCAGCTGTTTACCGTGGTGCGTGATCCCTGGCAACGCCTGCTTTCCTCCTTTCGCAATCAGGATCCCGACTTAGCCCGCTACTATCGTTACCGCACCCACCGCGAACTAAGTAGTCTCAATCTGGCGGGTTACATCGACTTGGCGCGTTGGCTGCCCCATCCTCACATGCGGTCTCAATTCGATTTCCTGAGCAGAATGGGCAGCAAATACTCTCACTCACGGGTCAAGGTATTCCATCAAGAACGACTTGAAGAACTTGAGAGGTGGCTCAGTGAATATTACGGTGAATCGATACGTCTGCCCCACAACAATCCGACCCGCCAACCGCTGCCGGAACTACCCAACGCGGAGCTGCAGGCTCTGGAGCAGCAAGTACGCTGGCTCTATGCAGTTGATAATCGTGCTTTCGGCTATATGAACGGGTAG